A region of Campylobacter armoricus DNA encodes the following proteins:
- the pglE gene encoding UDP-N-acetylbacillosamine transaminase, which produces MRFFLSAPHMSGKELEYIHKAFESNYIAPLGEFVNALEQSIKDYTKSSNALALNAATAAIHLALRVLGIKEGDVVLASSFTFIASVAPISYMNATPVFIDCDETYNLDVNLLKKAIKESPKKPKALILTHLYGNASKMDEIVQICKENEIFLIEDAAEALGSFYKNKALGTFGDFGIYSFNGNKIITTGGGGMLVSENYLNLEKARFYSTQARENCLHYEHKEYGYNYRMSNILGAIGTAQMEILEERVNKKREIYSWYKEFLSGTFTFLDELENTRSNRWLSTTILDFDQNKLNTYEKHCICENKNVQIQDKILKIIQTLKDNKIESRPLWKPMHLQELYKGCDAYLNGNSEFFFSNGICLPSATTMSKADVEEVSTLILNTLKD; this is translated from the coding sequence ATGAGATTTTTTTTATCAGCACCACATATGAGTGGAAAAGAATTAGAATATATACACAAAGCTTTTGAAAGTAATTACATAGCACCTTTAGGTGAGTTTGTTAATGCATTAGAACAAAGCATTAAAGATTATACAAAAAGCTCTAATGCTCTTGCTCTAAATGCAGCCACTGCAGCTATTCATCTAGCTTTAAGAGTTTTGGGTATCAAAGAAGGTGATGTAGTGTTAGCTTCAAGTTTTACTTTTATAGCTTCAGTAGCACCGATTTCTTATATGAATGCTACACCTGTATTTATTGATTGTGATGAAACTTATAATTTAGATGTAAATTTATTAAAAAAAGCTATCAAAGAAAGTCCTAAAAAGCCAAAAGCTCTCATTTTAACACACCTTTATGGCAATGCTTCTAAAATGGATGAGATTGTTCAAATTTGCAAGGAAAATGAGATTTTTTTAATCGAAGATGCTGCTGAAGCTTTAGGAAGTTTTTATAAGAACAAAGCTTTAGGAACTTTTGGAGATTTTGGGATATACTCTTTTAATGGTAATAAAATCATCACAACAGGTGGTGGAGGTATGCTTGTAAGTGAAAATTATCTCAACCTTGAAAAAGCAAGATTTTATAGCACCCAAGCTAGAGAAAATTGTCTTCATTATGAGCATAAAGAATATGGTTATAATTATAGAATGAGTAATATCTTAGGTGCAATCGGCACTGCACAAATGGAAATTTTAGAAGAAAGAGTTAATAAAAAGCGTGAAATTTATAGCTGGTATAAAGAATTTTTAAGTGGAACTTTTACCTTTTTAGATGAACTTGAAAATACTAGATCAAATCGTTGGTTAAGTACTACTATACTTGATTTTGATCAAAACAAACTTAATACTTATGAAAAACATTGTATTTGTGAAAATAAAAATGTTCAAATTCAAGATAAAATTTTAAAAATTATTCAAACTTTAAAAGATAACAAAATCGAAAGTCGCCCACTTTGGAAACCTATGCATTTACAAGAGCTTTACAAAGGCTGCGATGCTTACTTAAATGGTAATAGTGAGTTTTTCTTTAGCAATGGAATTTGTCTTCCAAGTGCAACTACTATGAGTAAGGCTGATGTAGAAGAGGTTTCTACTTTAATCTTAAATACCTTAAAGGACTAA
- the pglF gene encoding UDP-N-acetylglucosamine 4,6-dehydratase (configuration-retaining), which translates to MDYKSKRLGFFLSADILLFVISIYLSFSLRFSADIPSNFYEGMFKSAVILILLKIIFLAFFRIYQVAWRFFSLNEARKLVIALALAELVFLAIYYFYDDFFNPFPRSVIGIDFVLSCMLIGSLRISKRMVVDFRKPKYNDEYPCIVVGATSKALHLLKGAKEGSLGLFPIAVVDERKNLIGTYCDKFIVEEKEAIKKYTAEGIHTAIIALKLEQEELKKLFDELIAYGINDIKLFSFTQNEARDISIEDLLARKPKDLDNACVIDFIKNKIVLVSGAGGTIGSELCKQCIKFGAKHLIMLDHSEYNLYKINEELSPYKEKIEPIMMSILDKEALEKLLQEKNIDLILHAAAYKHVPLCEQNPHSAILNNIIGTKNLIDLAKTYKVAKFVMISTDKAVRPTNIMGCTKRICELYALSSSCENFEVACVRFGNVLGSSGSVIPKFKAQIAANEPLTLTHPNIVRYFMLVDEAVQLVLQAAAIAKGGELFVLDMGEPVKIMDLAKKMLLLSNKKLEIKITGLRKGEKLYEELLIHENDLKTQYESIFVTTSEIKDLKILNKEIERLLQSPDPTKVLKEIVPEFNHNKNGE; encoded by the coding sequence ATGGATTATAAAAGCAAACGCTTAGGTTTTTTCCTAAGTGCTGATATTTTACTTTTTGTAATAAGCATTTATTTGTCTTTTTCTTTACGCTTTAGTGCAGATATCCCAAGCAATTTTTATGAAGGTATGTTTAAAAGTGCTGTGATTTTAATCTTACTTAAAATCATTTTTCTAGCATTTTTTAGAATTTATCAAGTTGCTTGGAGATTTTTTTCACTTAATGAAGCACGCAAATTAGTCATTGCGTTAGCTTTAGCAGAACTTGTATTTTTGGCAATTTATTATTTTTATGATGATTTTTTCAACCCTTTTCCTAGAAGCGTTATAGGAATAGATTTTGTTTTATCTTGCATGCTAATTGGAAGTTTGCGTATTAGCAAAAGAATGGTGGTTGATTTTAGAAAACCAAAATACAATGACGAATATCCTTGTATAGTAGTTGGAGCTACTTCAAAGGCTTTGCATTTATTAAAAGGAGCTAAAGAAGGAAGCTTGGGACTTTTTCCTATAGCTGTAGTAGATGAGCGTAAAAACTTAATAGGCACTTATTGTGATAAATTTATAGTTGAAGAAAAAGAAGCGATTAAAAAATATACCGCTGAAGGTATTCATACTGCTATCATTGCTTTAAAACTTGAGCAAGAAGAACTTAAAAAGCTTTTTGATGAGCTAATTGCTTATGGGATTAATGATATAAAACTCTTTTCTTTTACACAAAATGAAGCTAGAGATATAAGCATTGAAGATTTACTAGCACGCAAACCAAAAGATTTAGATAATGCTTGCGTAATTGATTTTATCAAAAATAAAATAGTTTTAGTTAGTGGAGCCGGTGGAACTATAGGAAGTGAGCTTTGCAAACAATGTATCAAATTTGGCGCAAAACACTTAATCATGCTTGATCATAGTGAATATAATTTATATAAAATCAACGAAGAATTAAGCCCGTATAAAGAAAAAATTGAACCTATTATGATGAGTATTTTAGACAAAGAAGCTCTAGAAAAACTTTTACAAGAAAAAAACATAGATTTAATTTTACACGCAGCAGCTTATAAACATGTTCCTTTGTGTGAGCAAAATCCACATTCGGCTATTTTAAATAACATCATAGGTACCAAAAATTTAATCGATCTTGCAAAAACTTATAAGGTTGCTAAATTTGTTATGATAAGTACTGATAAAGCTGTAAGGCCAACTAATATCATGGGTTGTACAAAAAGAATTTGTGAGCTTTATGCGCTAAGTTCAAGTTGTGAAAATTTTGAAGTAGCTTGTGTGCGTTTTGGTAATGTTTTAGGCTCAAGTGGAAGTGTTATACCTAAATTCAAAGCCCAAATTGCTGCTAATGAGCCACTTACCCTTACTCATCCTAATATAGTGCGTTATTTTATGCTAGTAGATGAAGCTGTACAACTTGTCTTGCAAGCTGCTGCTATTGCTAAAGGTGGAGAATTATTTGTCCTTGATATGGGCGAACCAGTAAAAATTATGGATCTAGCTAAAAAAATGCTTTTACTTTCTAATAAAAAATTAGAGATAAAAATCACTGGACTTAGAAAAGGTGAAAAGCTCTATGAAGAACTTTTAATTCACGAAAATGATTTAAAAACGCAATATGAAAGTATTTTTGTAACTACTAGTGAAATTAAGGATCTAAAAATTTTAAATAAGGAAATAGAAAGATTACTTCAAAGCCCAGATCCTACAAAAGTTTTAAAGGAAATTGTACCTGAATTTAATCACAATAAAAATGGAGAATAA